Within the Myxosarcina sp. GI1 genome, the region TTCTACAGGAAGATTTAATAGTTACGATGGCAAAAATTGGAATCGTATTTTTTGGGATTATGAAAAAGAATGCGAAGATTTAGAAAAGTTTGCTAAATCTCAAATCGATAACAAACCAGAAGCAATTAGACAAAACTATCTCGATAAAATTTTAGCCGCCTGGCAAGAAGAAATATTCGCCCTACAAGAACCTAGTAGTTTAGAAATTAGCAAACAATATCGCATTAAACTACAATCTTTGTGTTTGGATGCTAATTATGTAATTGATATTCATAGTTCTAGCAACCAAGCGATCGACTATACTTTTTGTTTTCAAGATCGAGAAAATTCCGCTCCATATTTATTATTAGAATATGCAATTTTGTTCGATGAATATGATGGAGATGCTTTTGATGAGGCTTTTTTAAAACCCTGGTTGGCATTGGAACGAGAGCTAAAAAAATTAGGTAAAGATATTCGTTTTGATGTTGAATCTTGGACTTTAGAATTAGGTTCTGGTATGTTAATGAACCCCGATTCTATCGACAAAGGATTTAAGGGGATTATTAATTATCTAACTTATAAAAATATCTTGCAGTTAGATGAACCAGCGATCGCAGGAAAAGTAAATTTAGTAGAAAGAGATAAAATTATTAGTTACTATGCTCCTACTGGAGGTATGATTCAAGCGAGATTACCTTTAGGAACTAAAGCGATCGCTGGCGATCGCTTGTATCAGCTTTTAAGCTTCAATAAACAGCAGCAGCCACCAGAAGTAATTGATATTTGTGCCGAAACTTCAGGAATAGTTTTCGATATTTCTACTAATAATTGCGTCAATCAAGGAGAATACGTTTTAGATATTTTAGAACTTTAATCATGAACGAACTTTTAACAACTATTCCTATCGCGCCAGAAGGTTTCAAATCTGGTTTTGTCGCCATTATTGGTAGACCGAATGTGGGTAAGTCTACTTTAATGAATCATTTGATCGGACAAAAAGTTGCTATTACTTCTCCCGTCGCTCAAACTACTCGCAATCGTTTACAGGGAATTTTAACCACAGAAAAAGCGCAAATAATTTTTGTCGATACGCCAGGAATACACAAACCCCACCACGAATTAGGTAAGGT harbors:
- a CDS encoding succinylglutamate desuccinylase/aspartoacylase family protein, which encodes MIPNISTIELCKLASGDNIALQVYKFIGRQPGKKTYIQANLHGAEIVGNAVIYQLIEFLSNLDESQINGEIWLVPVCNPLGVNQRSHFFSTGRFNSYDGKNWNRIFWDYEKECEDLEKFAKSQIDNKPEAIRQNYLDKILAAWQEEIFALQEPSSLEISKQYRIKLQSLCLDANYVIDIHSSSNQAIDYTFCFQDRENSAPYLLLEYAILFDEYDGDAFDEAFLKPWLALERELKKLGKDIRFDVESWTLELGSGMLMNPDSIDKGFKGIINYLTYKNILQLDEPAIAGKVNLVERDKIISYYAPTGGMIQARLPLGTKAIAGDRLYQLLSFNKQQQPPEVIDICAETSGIVFDISTNNCVNQGEYVLDILEL